Genomic window (Chondrocystis sp. NIES-4102):
TAGCTACTGTTAAGGAAACTTTATCGAAATTACAAAGCCACCAGCAGAAATATAATCAAAATTCTCAGCTATCAGAACAAATAGAGCAAAAAATAGCTACTGTTAATCGTCTTTCAGATAAAATTAGTAAAGCTAGGCTGAATTTGAATTACTATTTTATTTAATATATAGATTAATCATTAGAAGTTTAGGTGGTGTATCAAATATCATTTTTTGTTCCTCCTGTAAGCAACTATTATTAGTAATAATTTCTGCTACTAGTTGATAACAAGCCCAAAACATTAAAATTAATTTAAATACAAGGACGAATAACTTAGCGTCTATAATTGAAGGGTCGGCATAGCTAACCCTTTCTTGTTTTTTGAATATATCTATATTTATCATACAGTACTAATTACTAGATAATTAAAGATTGAAGCTAATATGTCTTTAATATTTATAAGTGTTAAGAAAATGATTTAATGAATAATAGAGTTTATCTTGAAAGTAAACGAAGTATAATTAACTTTGATTGTCTGCTATAACTAGGTTAAAATAAAGTGCGATCGCCTGTTATACTAATTTTTTCCTATCTAGTTAAGACTTATAGATTGCATAATTTATTAACCCTGAACAATCAATAATATTCTGTTGAGTTTGTTGTCTAAATTATAATACTAGATACAGTTTTCAGAGTTTTATTTATTGCTCTAAAATATTTTAATTTTCATTTTAATTTTTGTCTAAATGAGCAGAGATATATTGAGAATTTGCTGTGCTGATTTAATCAAACAAGAATTTCATATTTATCTAAAATAATTATTACGAACATCAGCAATAAAATATCATTTGCTAGTAATTAAATTACTGCCATATCCTAGATACTGAATATTTCATATATATCTATTAAAGCGTTTAATTAATCTTAATTTTAATTAACCATAAGAAAACCTATAAATTAAGATTTAAAGATTATCTTGTTTTAGCAATAACTATAGCTAACGTGGTTTCAAACATTTATAGTTATAAGTTCTTAACATCTTATATCTAAAAGCTTTGAGCAAAAATCTCCAAAATAAATTGTTGACGAACAAATTTCTGTGATCATTCTCACCTTTAAATAGTAAATAGGTTCACTATAGAACATTATCAAGAAGAGATAAAGTAAATCTATTAATAAATAAAGAACTAATAAACTTCTTTGGTTCATTAAAGCTATTTACTCAAAAAACAGAAAGAAATAAAATAATTGCGATGTTAGTCAACAAAAATACTTTTAATCTAAAATCTACAATTACCGATGATTGGGGTGGTAGCCATAGAGTAGTACTCGATCTAGAAGCACTATCTACTGCTAAAGATTGGAAAGTTGGTATTACAATTCCAGAAGGTTATAAAATAGATCAGATTTATGGTGCTCAATTAACAACAGAGGGAAATAAAACCTATATTTCGGGAGTTAGTTGGAATAAATCTTTAAATCAAGGTGATAAAACCGATATTGTTTTAATTGTTGATGAAGGAAGCAAAAGTAAATCCGCTCCAATTAAACCAGAATTTTTATTTGCAGATTCTATAAGTACAAGTCCTAGTTCTAGCAATTCTAGTTCTGCTTTAGATGTAGACGGTAAAATAGTAGAAGATTGGAATGGAGGATACAAATTAGAATTAGATATAACAGCAAAAGCTGCTGCCAACAATTGGAAATTAGATTTCAATCTACCCTACAAAATCAGTGCAGCCTATGGAGTAGATCTAATAGATAAAGGCAACGGCAACTACAGCATAGATGGACAAAACGACCAAGTAAACCTTCAAAGCGGACAATCAATCAAACCAATATTGATTATCAACGATGGTGGCAAACAAGCATTAATACCTCAATTCAATAGTTCAGGCTCACCTTCAACACCCACCTCAACTGCACCCGTCACCATACCAAATAACGAGGGGTCAATAGTCGGACAAAGAGGCAAATTCGCCTATGGAGAAGCATTACAGAAAAACTTCCTCTTCTACGAAGCCAACCGTTCAGGAGATCTAGGCGCAGATAACCGTCTCGAATGGCGTTCAGACTCCACCCTCAAAGATGGTAGCACCGTCGGTCGTGACCTAGAAGGCGGATATTTCGATGCAGGCGACCACGTAAAATTCGGTCAACCAATGGCAGCCTCGATTAATATGTTGGCATGGGGTGGTGTGGAATATAAAGATGCTTATCAAAAATCAGGACAACTAGACGAATTACTAGAAGCAGTAAAATGGGGAACAGACTACTTCCTCAAAGCCCACGAAACTAGCAATGGCAAAACCAGTAAACTTTGGGTACAAGTAGGAGAAGGTGGTAGTGAAAACGATCATGGTTATTGGGGTTCACCCGAAACAGTAGAACAAAATACCACTCGTCGAGCCTTTGCTATCGACCCATCGCGTCCTGGTTCGGATGTAGCAGCCTCAACTTCTAGTGCTTTAGCAGCAGCATCTATGTTATTTAGGGGAGTGGATAATGCTTATGCCGATAAACTACTCACCAATGCTAAACAACTATATCAATTTGCCGAGACTTATCAGGGCAAATATTCAGATTCTGTACCCCAAGCCAGTCCTTTCTACACTAGCTGGAGTGGTTATGGTGATGAATTAGCTTCAGGGGCAGCTTGGTTACATAAAGCTACAGGAGATAAATCCTATTTAAGCAAAGCAGAAAATTACTTCAAAACTAAAGTTGGTGGTTTAGGTGATTGGTCTTGGGCTGTGGATGACCATTCTTATGGTGCTGCGGTAATTTTGGCGCAAGAGAGTCAAGATTCTTTCTTTAAAGGTCAGGTCGAAGGGTGGTTAGATAAATGGATTAATGGTGGAGGTAATATTAAGTATACTAGTGGTGGTTTTGCCCACCGTGCCTCTTGGGGTTCTGTGCCTGTAACTGGTTCTGCTGCTTTCTTGGCTGAACTGTATAATGATACGGTCAAGCAGGATAGTCGTTATACTAAGTTTGCTACTCGTCAGGTGGATTATATTTTGGGTGATAATCCCAGAGGGTTTAGTTATATGGTGGGGTTTGGTAATAATTATCCTCAACGAGCGCATCACCGAGGTAGTGCTGGTTCTGTGCCTTTAGATGGTAGTTCGACTCCTAATGAGCATATTCTTTATGGTGCAATTGTAGGGGGCCCTGGTAGTGCGGATGATTACTCTCATAATGACCGTCGTAATGATTGGATTACTAATGAGGTTGGTACTAGTTATAACGCGCCTATAGCTTCTGCTTTGATTCAACAATATGATAATTTGGGCGGTGATCCTCTATCTAATTATCAATTGGATCAGTTGATTGGTGTTGATGCTAATGGTGTTGGTGTTTAGTTTTTCCATCAATTAGTTTTTGTTAATTAAGGCGATATCTTATCGCTTTTTTTTATGATTAATTAGCAACTATTTTCTTGAGTAATATATAGATGTAGAGTTTTTATCTTGGAGTCATTATATTTGTTAGGTAGACGCGCAATAAATTATTTTGTGTATTGAAATTGGGGTTGGATAGCTTGAGCTAAATTAATAATTATTTAGTTTAACTATTCAACCTGAGCTAGTTTATTAATCATCTTGTTTAGGATGGAAAATCTCAGATTAATCATAATTTAACTATAATTTAGGCAAAAGTATTATATATCATAGCTTTAATTGTTTTAATTATATGCCATTTAATGTTAGTCATATGAATAGGAATTTACTTTAACTTATTTAAATAAAATATAATATAAAATTTCTGTCAGATTCAATGAAAATCCGTAAAAAACCTACTATTTAATCAGAAAAATGGTTAATTATTGGTGTAATTGGTTAACTAACTATAGTAGGAGAGTTTAAGAGTAAAAATTATTCTTTGTTTTATACCTCTACGTTGCGGTGTGGCTTATTCCGTCTATACAGTTGGAAAAAAGTATTGGAAATAAAGTGGAATAATTTTAGATAAATAAATCTTAGATAGCTAATTCTGTCTTGAGATGTCCTTAATTAAGTTTAGTGACAACAGATATTTAATACTGGATAATCTATGAAACATCCAAAATTTAAAATCTCTCTAGCTAACAATTAGTAATCAGCCATAAAAGTTCAATCATGCCCTTTCCATCCATAGAAGACCGTAGTTTCCGTTCAATGAGTGAATCATCACAATTAGATCTCTCCATAGTTGTCCCAATTTATAATGAAGCCGACAGTGTAGAGAGATTAATTAGTGCGATCGCTCTAGCTGCAAAAGAAACTCAATTAAACTATGAAATTATTTGTGTAGATGATGGTTCAAAAGATTGTTCTACCGCAGTCTTAACTGACATGGCTAAAAAACGCGTAGATCTTAAGGCTATTATACTACGACGCAACTACGGTCAAACTGCTGCAATGGCTGCAGGGTTTGAATTGGCTAAGGGAAAAGTAATTGTAACTCTTGATGGTGATTTGCAAAACGATCCTGCTGATATTCCCATGCTCATATCTAAACTCAATGAGGGATATGATTTAGTTAGTGGATGGCGTAAACACAGACAGGATGATGCTTTAACAAGGCTACTACCTTCTAAAATCGCCAATATTATTATTGCTAAAGTTACTGGTGTAAGGTTGCATGATTATGGTTGTTCTCTCAAAGCCTATAGATCAGAATTAATTGCGGATATGAATCTTTACGGTGAACTTCACCGCTTCCTGCCTGCACTAGCATATATTGAAGGTGCAAGAATTACTGAAGTTCCAGTACGTCATCATGCTAGACAATTCGGTAAAAGTAAATATGGTTTAGGTAGGACAATTCGGGTAGTCATGGATTTAATGACAGTTTTCTTTATGAAAAAGTTTTTAACTCGTCCAATGCACGTGTTTGGCTTGGGGGGAGTGATTTCTTTGGCGACGGGGATAGCTATGGGCATATATTTAACTATTGTTAAATTGTATTTTGATCGGAATATCGGCGATCGCCCTTTATTGATTTTAGCTGTACTATTAATTTTGACAGGAGTGCAGTTATTTTGTTTTGGTTTAGTAACCGAACTGTTGATGCGTACTTACCACGAATCCCAAAGAAGACCTATTTATCGTATTCGAGATATTTTTGGTAAATAACTAACTGGTTAATTTATTATGTTTTAGGACGTGACTTTATTTTTGCTGACTGCTGCTTGGTGTCTCCAATATTCCTTGGCAGATTTTATTAAACTCATTCTCAAGGTAAACGCTCGAAACTCAGGTTCGATGCCTTTTAGCTGGAATGTTTCTGGTTCACCCCAATTAACGTTAGTTAGACGATTGGCTACAGTTTCAGAAATAAGAACAGTGTTAGGTTGAGCGACACTTTGCAAGCGCGAAGCAATATTAACTACTGTACCAACTGCTGTATAGTCCTTTCTTTGTCCTCCCCCAAACATTCCTACTACCGCTTTACCTTGATGAATACCACAGCGCATTTGCAGGGGGGGAATCTGCTGATTAATTTTTGAGGCTTTGGTTTGCCAACGCTCATTAAGTTTTTCTAGATAGTAGTGCATGGTTCTAGCCGTTGCGATCGCTTTTTTAGCCTGTTTTGGACAAGATAGAGGTTCTGGTGCGCCAAACATCGCCATAACCCCATCCCCCATAAATTTATCTACTGTACCTCCTAAATCGAAGACAGCTTTACTCATAGCTTCTAAATATTCATTAAGTATTTCTGCCAAAAGTTCCACTTCTAGGCGACTAGATAGATTAGTAAAACCTACTAAATCGCAAAATAAAACAGTTATTCGACGTGGTTCGGGGGTAAGATCTAGAGATAGTTCTCCTCTGGCAGCTTTATTAACAATTGTTGCAGGTAAAAAACGTTTTAAAATAGACTCAGTTAAATAAGTATTTAATTCTCTAACTTTTTGTTCCTTTTTATATAGTAATTGCGCTTGTTTTTTAGTAGTTGCGTACAGTTTTGCCTGTTGTACAGCGATCGCAGCTTGAGAGGCGACGGATTCGGCTAATTCTACTTCCGATTTAGTCCAATTTCGAGGCATACCTGATTGTCTTAGGGTGATACTGCCAATAATTTCTTCTTCTACAATCAATGGCACAATTAATAATGCCCTAGCCTTAGAATGCCACGCTAATTCATAACGAGCAAGATTACGCTGCTTTTCTAAATCCGTCGAACGAACAGTTTTTTTTGTATATAACAATGCTTGTAAAATCGGATTTTCCCCTATCGGTACAACAGAACTAGTTGCCTGTTGCCAATCTGGAGAATCAGGAATAATCTTTTGTACTTCATGGGGATTATATAAACCGACACATTTAACAAAGCGATCATTTTTTGTCCAGAGTGAGAGAGTACAACCATCTACTTGTAATGCTTCCCCAAGTTCACGAGCGATAGCAGCAAACATGACGGGTGGTTCTAAACTAGAGCGAATTGTAGCGGTAATACGGTTAATAGTTGTTTGTCTTTGGGCTAATTCTTTAACCTGTTGATGGATCAAAACTTGAGAAATAGCGATCGCAGCTTGCTCGGCAACGGATTCGGCTAATTCTACTTCCGATTGAGTCCAATTACGAGGCATACCTGATTGTCTTAGGGTGATACTGCCAATAATTTCGTCTTCTACAATCAACGGCACAATTAATAATGCCCTAGCCTTAGAATGCCACGCTAATTCATAACGAGCAAGATTACGCTGCTTTTCTAAATCCGTCGAACGAACAGTTTTTTTTGTATATAACAATGCTTGTAAAATCGGATTTTCCCCTATCGGTACAACAGAACTAGTTGCCTGTTGCCAATCTGGAGAATCAGGAATAATCTTTTGTACTTCATGGGGATTATATAAACCGACACATTTAACAAAGCGATCATTTTTTGTCCAGAGTGAGAGAGTACAACCATCTACTTGTAATGCTTCCCCAAGTTCACGAGCGATAGCAGCAAACATGACGGGTGGTTCTAAACTAGAGCGAATTGTAGCGGTAATACGGTTAATAGTTGTTTGTCTTTGGGCTAATTCCTGAAACTTTTCTCCTAATAACATCTGGGAGATAAATAAGCTAGCTTGGCTTGCCATCTTTTTAACTGCTGCTATTTCTTGCTCTTGCCAACAATCAAATCCCTGCAATCGATGTAAATTAATCGATGCAAGCAAATTAGGATGGGAAAATAACAAAATTGAAATAGTAGAGTCTATATTAATCGATACACAAGCCTGATAATTTGCCAGTTGTCCACACCATGAGCCTACTTGATATTGATGAACAACAATTAGTTCTTCTATTAACAATTGTGAATGAGGTATAACTGTGGACTTTAATGTATCCTCACTCAGTTGAGCTATTTGGGGCGCAAGTGTCTCAGAGAAAAAAAACTGCTCCGTATTATACTTTAATTCACTAAAATGCAATATAGCAATGTCGATATTGGGCAATTGAGCTACAGTGTTCACAATAGCCTGAGCCACCTGTTTCCAAGATAAATTATTCAATAAATTACTATATTCATAATTCATAGCGAAGTATGAAGCCTATAGAGTTTAAGATAAGAAAATTAATAAATGAGGAAACCAAAACCTAAAAAAGTCATGGCATATCAATATTGTTCCCAAATAGGAAGCAAAAATATATTGATCCAAATCCCTAATTACAACAATTGAGAATAACCAAGTTTATTTCTTATTAATGACTCTTAAATATCCTGATAATAACGTCGAGCGTAGTATCGAGCTAAGTGTAGAGACTGCCACAAATGAAGATACTCAAGCAATTAGCTTAATCTTAGCTAAAAGTTTTTATAATTTTCCTGAATTTGCTCATTGGATTTATCCTTTTTTACAATTTACGATTAATGAAGATTTACGATATCGTTTACGTTCTCACTCCCCATTATATTTCTGTCTGGTTGCTAAGTTAGATCAAGGAAATTATCAAACAACTACTCAGCAGACGAGTCACTCATTACTCCGTTGTAAAACGACAGAGAGAGTACGGACAATTGGTCAAAATCCCTATAATTCCAACTTAATTGTAGTTGGGACAGTAGAAATAGCTTTACGTTCTCCCTCCGTATGGTCTAGTCATCTTCAGTATCCTTATATTTCTAATTTAGCAGTTAGAAAAGAATATCGTCGCTTGGGTATCGGTAGTAAACTTTTGCACAAATGCGAGGAAATTGCTCTAAATTGGGGATTTAAAGAAACTCGCCTTCATGTATTAGATAATAATAACTCGGCTAAACAGCTATATAAAAACAATGGTTATCAAGTTTCATCTACTGAAACAAATTGGAGTAATTTATGGTTTGATTACTCCCCTCGCTTGTTACTAAAAAAACAGATTTCAACAAATTAAAATCATAATATTAGTTTGATAATTTTGATGCTAAGTTTGGTATTATCTGCTAAAGTTTTAGGCTTGGGGTGGGTAATGGTAATTAAAGAGTGAAAGAGCAAAATAGCGATCATAAGTTTACAATTGACGAACTTCTATCACGATTAAAAGCGCAAGAACTATTGATAGTTAACCCGCGCCGTAAAAATGGTCTAATAGTATACAAAAAATACCATGCTGAATTTGTTGGCCCTGGGGCTATTGTTGGGGGGTATTTTGATACTGATGCGATCAATTTGATTGCTGTTGGCAATATATCTTTAATATCTCCTCAAAACTCTCAAGAAAAAAAACAGGCATATAAAATGCGCAGACAATGGGTAAGATTAACTAAACAAATTATCGATAATCCTGAACCAACAGAGAGGG
Coding sequences:
- a CDS encoding putative endoglucanase gives rise to the protein MLVNKNTFNLKSTITDDWGGSHRVVLDLEALSTAKDWKVGITIPEGYKIDQIYGAQLTTEGNKTYISGVSWNKSLNQGDKTDIVLIVDEGSKSKSAPIKPEFLFADSISTSPSSSNSSSALDVDGKIVEDWNGGYKLELDITAKAAANNWKLDFNLPYKISAAYGVDLIDKGNGNYSIDGQNDQVNLQSGQSIKPILIINDGGKQALIPQFNSSGSPSTPTSTAPVTIPNNEGSIVGQRGKFAYGEALQKNFLFYEANRSGDLGADNRLEWRSDSTLKDGSTVGRDLEGGYFDAGDHVKFGQPMAASINMLAWGGVEYKDAYQKSGQLDELLEAVKWGTDYFLKAHETSNGKTSKLWVQVGEGGSENDHGYWGSPETVEQNTTRRAFAIDPSRPGSDVAASTSSALAAASMLFRGVDNAYADKLLTNAKQLYQFAETYQGKYSDSVPQASPFYTSWSGYGDELASGAAWLHKATGDKSYLSKAENYFKTKVGGLGDWSWAVDDHSYGAAVILAQESQDSFFKGQVEGWLDKWINGGGNIKYTSGGFAHRASWGSVPVTGSAAFLAELYNDTVKQDSRYTKFATRQVDYILGDNPRGFSYMVGFGNNYPQRAHHRGSAGSVPLDGSSTPNEHILYGAIVGGPGSADDYSHNDRRNDWITNEVGTSYNAPIASALIQQYDNLGGDPLSNYQLDQLIGVDANGVGV
- a CDS encoding putative glycosyl transferase codes for the protein MPFPSIEDRSFRSMSESSQLDLSIVVPIYNEADSVERLISAIALAAKETQLNYEIICVDDGSKDCSTAVLTDMAKKRVDLKAIILRRNYGQTAAMAAGFELAKGKVIVTLDGDLQNDPADIPMLISKLNEGYDLVSGWRKHRQDDALTRLLPSKIANIIIAKVTGVRLHDYGCSLKAYRSELIADMNLYGELHRFLPALAYIEGARITEVPVRHHARQFGKSKYGLGRTIRVVMDLMTVFFMKKFLTRPMHVFGLGGVISLATGIAMGIYLTIVKLYFDRNIGDRPLLILAVLLILTGVQLFCFGLVTELLMRTYHESQRRPIYRIRDIFGK
- a CDS encoding adenylyl/guanylyl cyclase, with translation MNYEYSNLLNNLSWKQVAQAIVNTVAQLPNIDIAILHFSELKYNTEQFFFSETLAPQIAQLSEDTLKSTVIPHSQLLIEELIVVHQYQVGSWCGQLANYQACVSINIDSTISILLFSHPNLLASINLHRLQGFDCWQEQEIAAVKKMASQASLFISQMLLGEKFQELAQRQTTINRITATIRSSLEPPVMFAAIARELGEALQVDGCTLSLWTKNDRFVKCVGLYNPHEVQKIIPDSPDWQQATSSVVPIGENPILQALLYTKKTVRSTDLEKQRNLARYELAWHSKARALLIVPLIVEDEIIGSITLRQSGMPRNWTQSEVELAESVAEQAAIAISQVLIHQQVKELAQRQTTINRITATIRSSLEPPVMFAAIARELGEALQVDGCTLSLWTKNDRFVKCVGLYNPHEVQKIIPDSPDWQQATSSVVPIGENPILQALLYTKKTVRSTDLEKQRNLARYELAWHSKARALLIVPLIVEEEIIGSITLRQSGMPRNWTKSEVELAESVASQAAIAVQQAKLYATTKKQAQLLYKKEQKVRELNTYLTESILKRFLPATIVNKAARGELSLDLTPEPRRITVLFCDLVGFTNLSSRLEVELLAEILNEYLEAMSKAVFDLGGTVDKFMGDGVMAMFGAPEPLSCPKQAKKAIATARTMHYYLEKLNERWQTKASKINQQIPPLQMRCGIHQGKAVVGMFGGGQRKDYTAVGTVVNIASRLQSVAQPNTVLISETVANRLTNVNWGEPETFQLKGIEPEFRAFTLRMSLIKSAKEYWRHQAAVSKNKVTS